Proteins co-encoded in one Acidobacteriota bacterium genomic window:
- the mfd gene encoding transcription-repair coupling factor: MYRRRTCAKGVDAPAICFLRIGVFMVDVFDKLLAEIKGGTRVVSLSGMTSVSSKAFVLAKLRAETGKTFAVVTESNTSLEEWNSDLDFFSSEISDLRSQIIVLPSFEADPYSGVSPHAETQERRALGLWQLKNHKSEFVLLSARSMIQRTVSPDEIAALGCVLIRDKDFAPETLIERLFAGGYVREEPIFGPGQLSVRGGIVDVWSPDADSPVRVEFFGDTVESIRSFDPETQLSTGQLKEIAIAPMREFAASVQDFKDWAFFARDRFSDGKFARGLKDRTDFAEQGETFSGWEFLIPASKPLTATIFDHLPDCIFVIDEPTAIEHSLTGLYDHIDNSYRATIDSGEVGLAPDELFLTPDQLRKKLESTTSLEMRALGRIAAETDEQFQLGSEPGAIATGFPDSGEKSPVAIAPGSAPRKPIFLFSSASKATEIELRSRSTQKFHGNIQQFVIELGSAAKFKSAKGRTEIIIQTPGMAERLEEILREYDATLAGDSIRIGTVSGGFELPAFDLTVYTEGDIFGEVTQGEFRPAKEPAKRSKSKLGAFISDFRDLKTGDLVVHIDHGIGRFDGLQTIASAGTEREFMLLIYSDNAKLFVPVERMDLVSRYSSGETTTATLDRLGGLGWQKTKAKAKRAMRDMADELLKLYAERKLVTGHAFPPDAPWQHEFEDAFPFDLTVDQAAAIEDVKTDMETPTPMDRLIIGDVGYGKTEVAMRAAFKAVMDGKQAAILTPTTVLAYQHFESFKKRFAAFPVKIDLLSRFRSSKEQKAVSEAAGKGEVDVLIGTHRILSTDVKLPKLGLVVIDEEQRFGVGHKEKLKQLKKKVDVLTLSATPIPRTLNMSLLGMRDMSVIETPPRDRLAINTQVVQFSENVIRSAIELELARNGQVFFIHNRVESIEAIAALIKKIVPAARVAIGHGQMNEKEMEEVMLDFVDFKYDILVATTIIENGIDISRANTIIINRADNYGLSQLYQLRGRVGRSNRRAYAYLLIPSEIELTPIARRRLSAIREFSDLGAGFRLAALDLELRGAGNILGGQQSGHLDALGFDLYTKMLERTIGEIRGDEISDETSVSINLGIDVAIPKDYISDTSQRLRTYKRISSAETEDELTTIHAEIEDRYGRIPRSVDNLFAYGRLRKLAERMAIVSIDRTADGIAIKLGESARVSPEKLMQYLSENEESNFSPSGILRIPVKTADPIKSASECLTAIRS; the protein is encoded by the coding sequence ATGTACCGCAGGAGAACGTGTGCGAAGGGCGTCGATGCCCCCGCGATATGTTTTCTGCGGATAGGTGTGTTTATGGTGGATGTGTTCGATAAATTGTTGGCGGAAATAAAGGGCGGCACGCGTGTGGTGAGCCTGAGCGGAATGACCTCGGTCTCGTCGAAGGCATTTGTGCTCGCAAAACTGCGCGCGGAAACCGGAAAGACCTTCGCGGTCGTGACGGAATCGAACACTTCGCTTGAGGAGTGGAATTCGGACCTCGATTTCTTTTCATCTGAGATCTCAGATCTGAGATCTCAGATAATCGTCCTGCCATCATTCGAAGCAGATCCATACTCAGGCGTTTCGCCCCACGCGGAAACGCAGGAACGCCGTGCACTTGGGCTGTGGCAGTTAAAGAATCATAAGAGCGAATTCGTTCTGCTTTCCGCCCGCTCGATGATCCAGCGAACCGTTTCGCCGGACGAGATCGCTGCTTTGGGCTGTGTTTTGATCCGCGACAAAGATTTTGCCCCCGAAACGCTGATCGAGCGTCTGTTTGCGGGCGGATATGTTCGCGAGGAACCCATCTTCGGTCCGGGACAGCTTTCGGTTCGCGGCGGAATTGTCGATGTGTGGTCCCCGGACGCTGATTCGCCTGTGCGTGTGGAGTTTTTTGGCGATACGGTGGAATCGATCCGTTCGTTCGATCCCGAAACGCAGCTTTCGACGGGGCAATTAAAAGAGATCGCTATCGCTCCGATGCGAGAGTTTGCTGCGTCGGTGCAGGATTTTAAGGATTGGGCATTTTTTGCACGCGACCGGTTCTCGGATGGTAAATTCGCCCGCGGATTAAAGGACCGTACAGATTTTGCGGAGCAAGGCGAAACTTTTTCAGGCTGGGAATTTTTAATTCCAGCATCAAAACCACTCACCGCAACAATTTTCGACCATCTTCCCGACTGCATCTTCGTCATCGACGAACCGACCGCGATCGAACACAGCCTGACCGGGCTGTACGATCATATTGATAACAGTTACAGAGCGACGATAGATTCCGGTGAAGTCGGGCTTGCTCCTGACGAGCTTTTCTTAACGCCTGACCAACTCCGCAAAAAGTTGGAAAGTACAACGAGTCTCGAGATGCGTGCGTTGGGCCGAATCGCCGCTGAAACGGACGAACAGTTTCAGCTCGGGTCAGAACCGGGAGCGATAGCTACTGGGTTTCCTGATAGCGGTGAAAAGAGCCCAGTCGCGATCGCTCCCGGTTCTGCCCCTCGGAAACCGATCTTTTTGTTTTCATCCGCTTCGAAAGCAACCGAGATCGAGTTGCGATCCCGTTCGACGCAGAAGTTTCACGGGAATATCCAGCAATTCGTTATCGAACTGGGATCGGCAGCAAAATTCAAATCGGCGAAAGGCCGAACCGAGATCATTATCCAAACGCCGGGAATGGCCGAGCGTTTGGAAGAGATCCTTCGCGAATACGACGCGACGCTCGCGGGCGATTCGATCAGGATCGGAACTGTTTCCGGCGGTTTTGAGCTGCCGGCGTTCGACCTGACGGTTTATACCGAGGGCGATATTTTTGGCGAGGTGACGCAGGGCGAGTTTCGTCCGGCGAAGGAACCGGCGAAGCGTTCGAAGAGCAAACTCGGCGCGTTCATCTCCGATTTTCGCGATCTCAAGACTGGCGATCTCGTAGTTCACATCGATCACGGCATCGGCCGATTTGACGGTTTGCAGACAATAGCGTCCGCAGGAACGGAACGTGAGTTCATGCTGCTCATCTACTCGGACAATGCAAAATTGTTCGTGCCGGTGGAGCGTATGGATCTCGTCTCGCGGTATTCGTCGGGCGAGACTACGACCGCGACACTCGACCGCCTCGGCGGCCTTGGCTGGCAGAAAACTAAAGCGAAAGCCAAACGCGCGATGCGTGACATGGCTGACGAACTGCTCAAGCTTTACGCCGAACGCAAACTCGTCACCGGGCACGCCTTTCCGCCCGACGCACCTTGGCAGCATGAGTTTGAGGACGCATTTCCTTTCGATCTGACCGTCGATCAGGCCGCTGCGATCGAGGACGTCAAGACCGACATGGAAACGCCGACCCCGATGGATCGCCTCATCATCGGCGACGTTGGATACGGCAAAACCGAGGTTGCGATGCGTGCAGCGTTCAAGGCCGTGATGGACGGCAAACAGGCCGCGATCCTGACGCCAACGACCGTGCTTGCGTATCAGCATTTCGAGAGTTTTAAGAAGAGATTTGCGGCGTTTCCCGTAAAGATCGATCTGCTGTCGCGTTTTCGTTCGTCTAAGGAACAGAAAGCAGTGTCCGAAGCAGCAGGCAAAGGCGAGGTTGATGTTCTGATCGGTACACACCGAATTCTGTCGACCGATGTAAAACTGCCAAAACTCGGCCTCGTTGTCATCGACGAAGAGCAGCGTTTCGGTGTCGGGCATAAGGAAAAGCTGAAGCAGCTAAAGAAAAAGGTCGACGTTCTCACGCTTTCGGCGACGCCGATTCCGCGTACGTTGAATATGTCTTTGCTCGGCATGCGTGACATGTCCGTGATCGAAACGCCGCCGCGGGATCGTCTGGCGATCAACACGCAGGTCGTGCAGTTCTCCGAGAACGTTATTCGTTCCGCGATCGAGCTCGAACTCGCCCGCAACGGCCAGGTGTTTTTTATTCATAACCGGGTTGAGTCAATCGAAGCCATCGCCGCTCTCATCAAAAAGATCGTCCCCGCCGCCCGCGTTGCCATCGGCCACGGGCAGATGAACGAGAAGGAAATGGAAGAGGTGATGCTCGATTTCGTCGATTTCAAATACGACATCCTCGTCGCAACGACCATCATCGAAAACGGGATCGACATCTCGCGTGCGAACACCATAATCATTAACCGAGCCGACAATTACGGCCTGTCGCAGCTTTATCAGCTTCGCGGCCGCGTCGGCAGATCAAATCGCCGTGCTTATGCGTACTTGCTGATCCCAAGTGAGATCGAGCTAACGCCGATCGCGAGACGACGTTTGAGTGCGATCCGCGAATTCTCGGACCTCGGAGCGGGATTCAGACTTGCGGCTTTGGATCTTGAATTGCGAGGAGCCGGAAATATTCTCGGGGGCCAGCAATCGGGACACCTCGATGCTCTCGGCTTCGATCTTTACACGAAAATGCTCGAACGTACGATCGGCGAGATCCGCGGCGATGAGATCTCGGACGAGACGAGCGTTTCGATCAATCTGGGTATCGATGTCGCTATTCCGAAGGATTACATTTCGGATACGAGCCAGCGCCTCAGAACTTACAAACGCATCTCCTCCGCCGAGACCGAGGACGAACTCACGACTATCCACGCCGAGATCGAGGACCGCTACGGACGTATTCCGCGTTCGGTCGATAACCTTTTCGCATACGGCCGCCTCAGGAAACTAGCCGAACGCATGGCCATTGTCTCGATCGACCGCACGGCTGACGGCATCGCGATAAAACTCGGCGAATCGGCCCGCGTTTCGCCAGAGAAGCTGATGCAGTATTTATCTGAGAATGAAGAATCGAATTTCTCACCGAGCGGCATTTTAAGAATTCCGGTGAAAACAGCAGATCCGATCAAATCGGCCTCTGAATGCCTGACAGCGATCAGATCGTGA
- the lysS gene encoding lysine--tRNA ligase, whose product MSIPSFDEIIEPNDQVEARKASLAALKALVGNVYPNKFVRSKISGVEDTITNLKAYAPVVEIVDEIKAVVATLAERERPPAELKDALNERLKAFGSVRISGRLTTPTRGNFVHLTDGINKLQIYCNKKGPLALVLNDGNDTLDEENGWNAWQLLDHGDFVGAEGYLFITNTGELSVHVEKLQFLAKAMLPMPDKMHGIADPELQRRFRYADLIATTLQVEHDGLTTREVFERRAKLVSGLRRFLDDSGFIEVETPMLTPKATGAAAKPFETHHNALDIPLYARVAPELYLKRLVVGGFEKVYELNRNFRNEGLSQRHNPEFTMLEFYVAYMDVNGMMDLAETMIKDAVAKANDGSLVVKYGENEIDFTNFKRTSMRDAVADLSVPPAVAGGLSQPTTTDMQNDTVQPPATAGGSDSAAELLASFEEHVESTLIQPTFIVDYPKSISPLSKASPEDPNIAERFELFINGMEVANGFSELNDPKEQYERFVDQMSERERGDEEAMVLDEDYIRALSYGMPPAAGIGIGIDRLVMLLTNKHSIRDVILFPHMRPEKKDGEKGSGGE is encoded by the coding sequence ATGAGCATTCCATCATTTGACGAGATCATTGAGCCGAACGATCAGGTCGAGGCGCGCAAGGCTTCGCTTGCTGCGTTGAAGGCGTTGGTTGGTAACGTTTATCCGAATAAGTTCGTGCGGAGCAAGATCTCCGGCGTGGAAGACACGATCACGAATTTAAAAGCCTACGCACCGGTCGTCGAGATCGTTGACGAGATAAAAGCTGTCGTCGCGACTCTCGCTGAACGTGAGCGGCCGCCGGCGGAGTTGAAAGATGCATTGAATGAGAGATTAAAAGCTTTTGGCAGCGTACGCATCTCCGGCAGGCTGACAACGCCGACGCGGGGGAATTTTGTTCATCTTACGGACGGAATCAATAAGCTGCAGATCTATTGCAACAAAAAAGGCCCGCTCGCGCTTGTTTTGAATGACGGAAACGACACGCTCGACGAGGAAAACGGTTGGAACGCGTGGCAATTGCTTGATCACGGAGATTTTGTCGGTGCCGAAGGATATTTATTCATCACAAACACCGGCGAACTCAGCGTGCATGTCGAAAAGCTCCAGTTCCTGGCCAAAGCGATGCTGCCGATGCCTGACAAAATGCACGGCATCGCCGATCCGGAATTGCAGCGGCGTTTTCGTTACGCGGATCTAATTGCGACAACGCTGCAGGTCGAACATGACGGTTTAACGACCCGCGAGGTTTTTGAGCGGCGTGCAAAACTTGTTTCCGGCCTTCGACGCTTTCTCGACGACTCCGGCTTTATCGAGGTCGAGACGCCGATGCTCACGCCGAAGGCTACGGGAGCCGCGGCGAAGCCTTTTGAGACGCATCATAACGCTTTGGACATCCCGCTTTACGCACGCGTCGCTCCGGAGCTTTATTTAAAGCGTCTGGTCGTCGGCGGGTTCGAGAAAGTTTATGAACTAAACCGAAACTTCCGCAACGAAGGCCTTTCGCAGCGTCATAACCCGGAATTCACCATGCTCGAATTCTACGTCGCCTACATGGACGTCAACGGCATGATGGATCTCGCCGAAACCATGATAAAAGACGCCGTCGCTAAGGCAAATGACGGCAGTTTGGTGGTGAAATATGGTGAGAATGAGATAGATTTCACGAACTTCAAGAGAACTTCGATGAGAGATGCGGTCGCTGATCTGTCAGTACCACCTGCGGTAGCGGGTGGTTTAAGTCAGCCGACCACAACCGACATGCAGAACGACACAGTTCAACCACCAGCTACCGCAGGTGGTTCTGACTCGGCCGCAGAACTTCTCGCATCGTTCGAAGAACATGTTGAATCGACGCTGATTCAACCAACTTTCATTGTTGATTACCCAAAATCAATCTCCCCGCTCTCGAAAGCTTCGCCGGAGGATCCAAATATCGCGGAGCGGTTCGAATTGTTTATAAACGGAATGGAAGTCGCCAATGGATTCTCTGAATTGAACGATCCGAAGGAACAATACGAGCGTTTTGTGGATCAAATGTCCGAGCGCGAACGCGGCGACGAGGAAGCGATGGTTCTCGACGAAGATTACATCCGTGCCCTAAGCTACGGAATGCCGCCCGCCGCTGGCATCGGCATCGGAATCGACCGCCTGGTCATGCTCCTGACCAACAAACACTCGATCCGCGATGTTATTTTGTTCCCGCACATGAGGCCGGAGAAGAAAGACGGGGAGAAAGGGAGTGGAGGAGAATAG
- a CDS encoding DMT family transporter, protein MILNGFFYTSCALFAFAFNSILCRMALGKDEIDAASFTSIRLLAGAVMLLALVAVRSRGTSPRVSKGELRESEDSPLLTRGLVPGGSGLLQSGNWLSAFFLFAYAVCFSFAYLGLTTGTGALILFGSVQMTMIAVSLVRGERPKVLEWLGLVIAVGGLVYLVFPGLTSPPLLNSALMAAAGTAWGAYSLRGRGSKDPLADTMGNFVRSLPMIAVVAAVFYPQIHLSSRGIILAILSGAVASGVGYTIWYTALKFHTATRAAVLQLSVPVIAAVGGIVFLAETFSTRLLVAGIMIILGIGMTIFGKRS, encoded by the coding sequence ATGATTTTGAATGGTTTTTTCTACACAAGCTGCGCGCTTTTTGCGTTCGCGTTCAACTCGATCCTGTGCCGAATGGCTTTGGGGAAGGATGAGATCGATGCGGCGAGTTTTACTTCGATCCGGCTGTTGGCGGGTGCGGTTATGCTTTTGGCGTTGGTTGCTGTTCGTAGCCGTGGCACAAGCCCGCGCGTAAGCAAGGGCGAATTACGCGAGTCGGAGGATTCGCCCTTGCTTACGCGCGGGCTTGTGCCAGGGGGCAGCGGTCTTCTGCAGAGCGGAAACTGGCTTTCGGCGTTCTTTTTGTTTGCTTATGCGGTTTGTTTTTCGTTCGCTTACTTAGGTTTAACCACGGGAACAGGGGCGTTGATCTTGTTTGGGTCGGTGCAGATGACGATGATCGCGGTTTCGCTGGTTCGGGGCGAGCGGCCGAAGGTTTTGGAGTGGCTCGGGCTGGTTATCGCGGTCGGCGGGCTTGTTTATCTGGTGTTTCCGGGCCTAACGTCGCCGCCTTTACTTAATTCCGCACTGATGGCAGCCGCCGGGACCGCGTGGGGAGCATATTCGCTTCGCGGCAGAGGCAGCAAGGACCCTTTGGCAGACACAATGGGCAATTTCGTCCGATCTTTGCCCATGATCGCAGTCGTCGCGGCCGTTTTTTATCCCCAAATACATCTCTCCAGCCGCGGAATCATCCTCGCCATCCTCTCCGGAGCAGTCGCCTCAGGCGTAGGCTACACGATCTGGTACACCGCCCTAAAATTCCACACCGCCACCCGCGCCGCCGTCCTGCAATTATCCGTCCCAGTCATCGCTGCGGTCGGCGGAATTGTGTTTTTGGCGGAAACTTTCTCGACGCGATTGCTGGTAGCCGGAATTATGATCATTTTGGGGATCGGGATGACGATATTTGGGAAAAGATCATAG
- a CDS encoding Y-family DNA polymerase, with the protein MAKNRTHDDHAIALVDCNNFYASCERVVNPELLTRPVVVLSHNDGIIISRSNEVKALGVPMVAPLFQYRDLLERNNTAIISANHALYYEFSHRVMNVLTEDIGAEKLELYSIDEAFIDAGVPDKLSYLGTHIKNKILEITKIPVSVGVARTKTLAKLANNIAKKSAKANGVLDLYDSPYTDLALKKTAVGSIWGVGPRSAVHLEGRGIKTAFQLKNSDPEMVRGLLNQFGARTVLELNGTKCLSMEVTERDNKSIAHTRTFGQPLSDLAELKNAILYFTTRALEKMRWNGLATKTVSVFLQTDRFRPVPAMYFKTHAYKSVYHSDVTSEIYGWVETCLDKVFVPGYQYRKAGVILSDLTQTGRISNRLFERRDFERRHVLSKIIDEVNFRYGRDVLRFAALEDKGGWQGKSEHRGNDTYHHVGRDTLGQGKVFSKSVRFL; encoded by the coding sequence ATGGCAAAGAATAGAACACACGATGATCATGCGATCGCCCTGGTCGATTGCAACAACTTCTACGCTTCGTGCGAGCGGGTGGTCAATCCTGAGCTGCTCACGCGGCCTGTCGTTGTTCTTTCGCATAACGACGGGATAATTATTTCGCGGAGCAATGAGGTAAAGGCTTTGGGTGTGCCGATGGTGGCGCCTTTGTTTCAGTATCGTGATCTGCTTGAGCGAAATAATACGGCGATAATCTCCGCGAACCACGCACTTTATTACGAATTCTCCCACCGCGTGATGAACGTCCTCACCGAAGACATCGGTGCCGAAAAGCTTGAGCTTTATTCCATTGATGAAGCGTTTATCGACGCCGGCGTTCCCGACAAACTCTCGTACCTCGGCACCCATATCAAAAACAAGATCCTCGAGATCACAAAGATCCCGGTTTCCGTCGGCGTCGCCCGCACCAAAACCCTGGCAAAGCTCGCGAACAATATTGCGAAAAAATCTGCTAAGGCGAACGGTGTTTTGGACCTATATGATTCGCCGTACACAGATCTGGCGCTTAAAAAGACGGCGGTTGGGAGCATTTGGGGAGTCGGGCCGCGTTCGGCGGTGCATTTGGAAGGCCGTGGGATCAAAACGGCTTTTCAATTGAAGAATTCCGATCCCGAAATGGTCCGCGGACTGCTGAACCAGTTCGGCGCTCGAACGGTTCTGGAGCTAAACGGCACGAAATGCCTCTCGATGGAGGTCACCGAGCGTGATAACAAATCGATCGCTCACACACGCACCTTCGGCCAGCCGCTGAGCGATCTCGCGGAACTGAAGAACGCCATTTTATACTTCACAACGCGTGCGTTAGAGAAAATGCGTTGGAATGGGCTCGCTACCAAGACCGTTTCGGTCTTTCTGCAGACAGATCGCTTTCGCCCCGTGCCTGCGATGTATTTCAAAACGCACGCGTATAAGTCCGTCTATCATTCCGACGTGACGAGCGAGATCTATGGATGGGTCGAGACCTGTCTGGACAAGGTTTTCGTGCCCGGTTATCAGTACAGAAAAGCCGGAGTGATCCTCAGCGATCTCACGCAGACCGGACGCATTTCAAATCGCCTCTTCGAACGCCGCGATTTCGAACGGCGGCATGTTCTGAGCAAGATAATCGACGAAGTAAACTTCCGCTACGGCCGCGACGTCCTCCGTTTCGCCGCTCTCGAAGACAAAGGCGGCTGGCAAGGCAAAAGCGAACACCGCGGCAACGACACATACCATCACGTCGGCCGCGATACGCTTGGGCAAGGGAAAGTTTTTAGTAAATCTGTGAGGTTTTTGTAG
- a CDS encoding type II toxin-antitoxin system ParD family antitoxin: MSSISTINISLPHSMKQDVDEIIANEGYGNTSEFFRDLVRRYMHERRERRLEDLLVEGLKSGDPTPLTKKDFEAIKERGLKRLQAKIK, translated from the coding sequence ATGTCATCAATATCCACAATAAACATTTCGCTTCCTCATTCGATGAAACAGGACGTTGACGAGATCATCGCCAATGAAGGGTACGGAAATACGAGTGAGTTCTTTCGCGATCTGGTTCGCCGATATATGCACGAGCGTCGCGAAAGAAGGTTGGAAGACCTTCTGGTCGAAGGCTTAAAGAGCGGAGATCCAACGCCTTTGACGAAAAAAGATTTTGAGGCGATAAAAGAACGAGGGCTCAAGCGTTTGCAGGCCAAGATCAAGTGA
- a CDS encoding type II toxin-antitoxin system RelE/ParE family toxin, with amino-acid sequence MTRPIFKRPQAERDIEECFVYIAEENLDIGISFLVAVEDSLEQLSRMPLIGRVKAFKNMNGLTLRIWPVKRFEAYLLFYLADDDSVELVRLLHGSRDIDGLFG; translated from the coding sequence ATGACTCGTCCCATCTTTAAACGCCCACAGGCTGAACGCGACATCGAGGAGTGCTTCGTTTACATCGCTGAGGAAAACCTTGATATCGGTATCTCCTTCCTCGTCGCGGTTGAAGACAGCCTTGAGCAACTTTCGAGAATGCCGTTGATAGGCAGGGTCAAGGCTTTTAAGAATATGAATGGCCTCACCCTTCGTATCTGGCCGGTCAAGAGATTTGAAGCCTATCTCCTCTTTTATCTGGCTGACGACGACTCGGTCGAACTTGTACGTTTGCTGCACGGTTCGCGAGATATCGATGGACTGTTCGGATAG